TTGATGATTAATGGCGTGCCATTCTTCAGCTTCAATTGACCGCTAGTAACAACTGTGTCGCCCTCATTAATTCCTTTGAGAATCGCCACTTGATCACCGCGAGTACTACCAGTTGTAACGAATACTTGCTGTGCTTCGAGGGCTGGTTTACCTTGTTTATCCTTCTTGCCCGTATCTTTCGCAATAAAGATGGTTGAGCCATATGGGTTATAGGTAACTGCTGTTTGGGGCAAAGTTAGCAATTTCACTTGATCGCCTAACTTGATATTCACATTTGCAAACATGCCAGGCAATATCTTCTTATCTGGATTGGCAATTTGTGCCTCAATTTGAATATTACGAGTATTGGTATCGACCTTCGGGCTTACAGCAGTGATCTTGCCCGAAAAGCTAGCGTCTTTAAATGCGTCTGTTGTCACTTCAACATCTTGACCAACCTGAATCTGTTCAGCATTACCTTGTGGCAAATTAAAGTCCACAAAAATAGGATCTAAAGTTTGCAAAGTTAGCAATTTATCACCTGGATTCACAAACTGACCGGGGTTAATTGAGACAATACCAACGCGACCACTAAATGGCGCCTTCAGATTTTTCTTAGCAACTAATGCAGTTTGCGCTTCGACCTGAGCTTGTTTGGACTTTGCGTCAGCCTTACTAGTATCAAATACATTCTTACTGATTGCCTGAATAGCGAGCTGTTGTTTATCACGCTCATTAATAACCTTAGCAAGATCAGCCATCGCCTTGAGAGAATTAAGCTGAGCAACATCGGAAGCATCATTTAATTTAATGAGTAATTCCCCCTCTTTTACATCTTGCCCAGACTTCACGGGAACAGTTTGCACTAAGCCACCGATCTCAGTACTCAGATCTACGCCTCTAAATGCACGAACATTACCTACACTTGTTAATTTAGGCTGCCATTCTGAAGTAGCCACCACCATCGTAGAAACAGTAGCTGGTGGCAATCCCATTCCCGAGATGAAATGCTTGATCATGAAAGTCTTAAATTGATTAAAAGCAAAAATCAACCCGAGCAATAAAAACACGCCGCACAACATGATAGTCATACGTCGCTGAAGCGGTTCCATTGCCATTAGCTTGGCATGCGCTTTAGTTCCGCGCCATTTAGCACTCATGCGCGCATAAAATGCCTTGGTCTTTTCCCAAGCTGCGATGCCCTTTTCGCGCAATTTCCACTGCTCAGCCTTTAACTTCATCCATGCCCACAGGGCAAGAACGGCAGCGATGAGCTGGCTCTTAATTGTTTCCAGAAGTTTCATTTTGATCTTTGTTCGCTATGGCTTTTGGTTTAAAAGCGGGGCCTTCTCGGTTCCACCAGCCGCCGCCTAATGCTGCAAATAATGCAGCTGTATCAGAGAATCTGGTCGCCTGTGCCGCAACAGATTTTACTTTTGCTTGTTGATACTGATTTTGGTAATAAAGAACCGCTAAATAACTGGCTGTGCCTAGTTTGTATTGTTGTTGCACAAGATCTAAAGTTTCATAAGCATAGCGCTCAGCATCTGATGCAGCCTTCAGTGCCTGAGCACCCGTCTCAAGGGCGCGTAAGGCATTAGCCACCTCTTGAAATGCATTTAATACGGTTGCCTGATATTGAAAAGCGGCTAACTCATAGTTAGCAATTGCGCCACGACGCTGCGCCAATAGCTGCCCACCTTGGAATAAGGGTTGCAAAATGCCGCCACCGATGGACCACAATGCAGAATTGGGACCAAATAATGCAGCCGAAGTAAGAGCAGCAGACCCAATAGAGCCAGTGATATTGAACTGCGGCAATAAGTTTGCTGTAGCAACACCCACAAAAGCATTCTGTGCTTTTAACTGTGCCTCTGCAGCACGAACATCAGGGCGCTGACGAACCAAACTTGAGGGAACCGAGAGAGGTAATTTGGCTGGTAGCTGTAACTTACTCAAATCAAACTTAGTAATATCGGCATTGCTCGGTAACTCACCCACTAATACCGCTAGCTGGTTACGCGCAAAAGCTAAATTTCTTTCGTAATTGAATAAATCTACTTGTGAACTAGAAACTAGTGTGCGCTGTGAGGTAACGTCAACTTTTGATACGGTACCAATCACCAACTGCTTTTCGGTAACTTCAGCAAGATTAGTTTGAGCCTTCAAAATTTC
Above is a genomic segment from Polynucleobacter wuianus containing:
- a CDS encoding efflux transporter outer membrane subunit; its protein translation is MFRSKVPPFSSLHMLALICMGVLSACAVGPDFKQPDAPKTSSYTEGPLSKKLVTAPGVPGGTDQEFIEGADIEAQWWELYKSPELDALIKKALEQNPNLGAADAALRAAQENVNAQVGGQYFPAVSVGGAASRQLQPAAIYGLPYGSDIYNLYNTSVNVTYKLDVFGGARRAVEGARAQAEVAQFQLESAYLSLTANVVTSAVREAALRAQMQATEEILKAQTNLAEVTEKQLVIGTVSKVDVTSQRTLVSSSQVDLFNYERNLAFARNQLAVLVGELPSNADITKFDLSKLQLPAKLPLSVPSSLVRQRPDVRAAEAQLKAQNAFVGVATANLLPQFNITGSIGSAALTSAALFGPNSALWSIGGGILQPLFQGGQLLAQRRGAIANYELAAFQYQATVLNAFQEVANALRALETGAQALKAASDAERYAYETLDLVQQQYKLGTASYLAVLYYQNQYQQAKVKSVAAQATRFSDTAALFAALGGGWWNREGPAFKPKAIANKDQNETSGNN
- a CDS encoding efflux RND transporter periplasmic adaptor subunit, which gives rise to MEPLQRRMTIMLCGVFLLLGLIFAFNQFKTFMIKHFISGMGLPPATVSTMVVATSEWQPKLTSVGNVRAFRGVDLSTEIGGLVQTVPVKSGQDVKEGELLIKLNDASDVAQLNSLKAMADLAKVINERDKQQLAIQAISKNVFDTSKADAKSKQAQVEAQTALVAKKNLKAPFSGRVGIVSINPGQFVNPGDKLLTLQTLDPIFVDFNLPQGNAEQIQVGQDVEVTTDAFKDASFSGKITAVSPKVDTNTRNIQIEAQIANPDKKILPGMFANVNIKLGDQVKLLTLPQTAVTYNPYGSTIFIAKDTGKKDKQGKPALEAQQVFVTTGSTRGDQVAILKGINEGDTVVTSGQLKLKNGTPLIINNKVQPANSPDPKPQE